A stretch of the Papaver somniferum cultivar HN1 chromosome 6, ASM357369v1, whole genome shotgun sequence genome encodes the following:
- the LOC113285537 gene encoding uncharacterized protein LOC113285537: MLEAKSLRKAAISPALVQNPSPGNLQSTRFALHVNEDESYCSAFIASGRNIYKLEISLEDSSISKGKESLLIPVPAKVIRSSLLKSCPHRSEIQSVVLAGTDSSSGNDCLILGSVDCYGHLFVSRLVTSDQDVDRITYSVLPRDNGVGEGSWAGLCFNPSQWYMAAVARSFCKSVDVYDQDIHLRSFSPLYYPAALSFVKSSFSTNEDSILAVAEGCQLSIWDLRVKENGGCIQRICGSVGDILYAVCGDSAGNIAVGGADRTVTVYDPRRWSALGRWVNCSKYEITGLAFSSLEPSHIYVQGVDYEVFCGKFKEKEKVLSFKGDSNWLGFSKCSNRDVVGGWTDSGSIFLADITTKENECSDMDLVGGWTDSDS, from the exons ATGTTAGAAGCAAAGAGTTTGAGAAAAGCTGCGATTTCTCCAGCTCTcgtccaaaatccttctcctggAAATCTACAGTCTACTCGTTTTGCTCTTCAT GTTAATGAAGATGAATCTTATTGTTCCGCATTTATAGCTTCAGGACGCAATATATACAAGCTTGAG ATTTCATTAGAAGATTCTTCGATTTCCAAGGGAAAGGAGAGCCTCTTGATTCCTGTCCCTGCAAAG GTTATCCGTTCTTCACTGCTTAAAAGTTGCCCCCATCGTTCAGAAATTCAAAGTGTGGTGCTTGCTGGAACAGATT CATCTTCTGGGAATGACTGCTTAATTCTGGGTTCAGTGGATTGTTATGGCCATCTTTTTGTATCTCGGTTGGTTACAAGTGATCAAG ATGTTGACAGGATCACATATTCAGTTTTACCTCGTGATAATGGTGTAGGGGAGGGAAGTTGGGCAGGGCTTTGCTTCAATCCAAGCCAATGGTACATG GCAGCTGTTGCCCGTAGCTTCTGCAAAAGTGTTGATGTTTATGACCAAGATATCCACCTAAGGAGTTTCTCCCC CTTGTATTATCCAGCTGCATTGAGCTTCGTGAAAAGTTCATTTTCTACAAATGAGGATTCCATATTAGCAGTTGCTGAAGGTTGCCAG CTGAGCATATGGGATTTGAGGGTGAAAGAGAACGGTGGTTGCATACAGAGAATCTGTGGCTCTGTGGGAGATATCCTTTATGCTGTTTGTGGTGACTCAGCTGGGAACATTGCAGTAGGTGGAGCTGATCGTACTGTAACTGTCTATGATCCTCGCAG ATGGTCGGCTTTGGGGAGATGGGTGAACTGCTCAAAATACGAG ATAACTGGACTTGCTTTCTCATCACTCGAACCAAGTCATATCTACGTACAAGGTGTTGACTATGAG GTATTTTGTGGAAAgtttaaagagaaggaaaaagtacTTTCCTTTAAAGGTGACTCAAACTGGCTGGGCTTCAGCAAG TGCTCCAATAGGGATGTAGTAGGTGGCTGGACTGATTCTGGTAGCATATTTCTAGCTGATATCACAACAAAAGAGAATGAA TGCTCTGATATGGATCTAGTAGGTGGCTGGACTGATTCTGATAGCTAG